A genome region from Blautia coccoides includes the following:
- a CDS encoding bifunctional lytic transglycosylase/C40 family peptidase, with translation MKLRHLALLGGIFTVIISLLLFLFIVTADDEESGGSSGFDYSGMNLSADVLKHQPTVEKYAKQYGISDYVNYLLAIMQVESGGTAVDVMQSSESLGLPPNSLGTEQSIEQGCKYFASLLASAKAKGCDINTVVQSYNYGGGFIDYVASHGKKYTFELAVSFAREKSGGVRVTYKNKISIKENGGWRYKYGNMFYVRLVAQYLAVPNFSNATVQAIFNEALKYQGWTYVFGGDNPNTSFDCSGLVQWCYGKAGISLPRVAQDQYDATQHIPLSQAKAGDLVFFHSTYNAGTYVTHVGIYAGNNRMYHAGNPIGYADLNTSYWQQHIIGAGRVKSN, from the coding sequence ATGAAGCTGCGGCATTTAGCACTGCTTGGTGGGATTTTCACGGTGATTATCAGTCTGCTATTGTTTCTTTTTATTGTCACAGCAGACGACGAGGAAAGCGGCGGCAGTTCCGGCTTTGACTATTCGGGCATGAACCTGTCAGCAGATGTCTTGAAACACCAGCCGACTGTGGAAAAATATGCGAAGCAATACGGCATTTCAGACTATGTGAATTACCTGCTTGCCATCATGCAGGTGGAGTCCGGCGGCACAGCGGTGGACGTTATGCAGTCCAGCGAGTCTTTAGGTCTGCCGCCCAACTCTTTAGGTACAGAGCAGTCCATTGAACAGGGATGTAAATATTTTGCTTCTCTGCTTGCTTCAGCAAAAGCAAAAGGCTGTGATATAAACACCGTCGTCCAGAGCTACAACTATGGCGGCGGTTTTATTGATTACGTGGCAAGCCACGGGAAAAAGTACACCTTTGAACTGGCGGTCAGCTTCGCAAGGGAGAAGTCCGGCGGTGTCAGAGTGACCTACAAGAATAAAATCTCCATCAAAGAAAATGGCGGCTGGCGGTACAAGTACGGAAATATGTTTTACGTCCGGCTGGTAGCACAATATCTGGCAGTACCTAATTTCAGCAATGCCACGGTACAAGCAATCTTCAATGAAGCTCTCAAATATCAAGGCTGGACGTATGTATTCGGGGGCGATAACCCGAACACCAGCTTTGATTGCAGCGGTCTGGTGCAGTGGTGCTATGGAAAGGCTGGTATCAGCCTGCCGAGGGTAGCGCAAGACCAGTACGACGCAACACAGCATATCCCACTGTCACAAGCGAAAGCTGGTGATTTGGTATTCTTCCACAGTACCTACAATGCCGGAACTTATGTCACCCATGTGGGGATATATGCAGGAAATAACCGTATGTATCACGCCGGAAACCCGATTGGCTATGCAGACCTCAACACTTCGTACTGGCAGCAACACATCATTGGTGCCGGACGTGTGAAATCCAACTAA